In the Cellulomonas sp. C5510 genome, GGCCCTGAGCCAGGTGCGCCCTCGTCGCGGCGAGACCGCGGTCCGCCTCCTGCTGCGCGCGGCGGCGGCGTTGTCGGTGCTCATCACCGCCGGCATCGTCGTCTCCTTGCTGGTCCCGGCGATCGGGTTCTTCCAGCAGGTGCCGGTCGTGGAGTTCCTGACCGGCACGCGCTGGGCGCCGCAGTTCGCCGACCCGTCGTTCGGGGTGCTGCCGCTCGTGACCGCCACCGCCTGGACCACGGCGATCGCGCTGACCGTGGCGGTGCCCTGCGGGCTCGGCGCGGCGGCCTACCTCGCGGAGTACGCCCGCCCCCGGGTGCGCCAGGTCCTCAAGCCGGTCCTCGAGCTGCTCGCCGGTGTCCCGACGGTCGTCTTCGGGTTCTTCGCGCTGAGCTTCGTCGGCCCGGCCCTGCGCGACCGGCTCGGGATCGACGTCGGGACGTTCTCCATCCTGGCCGCGGGGCTGGTGATGGGCGTGATGATCATCCCGACGGTGGCCTCCCTGTCCGAGGACGCGATGAGCGCCGTGCCGAACGCGCTCCGCGAGGCATCGGCGGCGCTCGGCTCGAACCGGATGCAGACCACGCTGCGGGTCGTCTTCCCGGCCGCCCTGTCCGGGATCGTCGCCGCGGTGGTCCTGGGCATCTCGCGGGCGATCGGCGAGACGATGATCGTCGCGATCGCCGCCGGCGCCCGGCCCCAGATGGTCACCGACCCCACCATGGAAGGCGCCACCATGACCGGGTTCATCGCCCGCATGGCGCTCGGCGACTCCCGTGTGGGCTCCCTCGAGTACGACACCCTGTTCGCGGTGGGGCTGCTGCTGTTCCTGCTGACGTTCGTGGTGAACCTGATCAGCATCCGCCGCGTGCACCGGTTCCGGCAGGAGTACTGATGACCGCCACCACCGCGCCGTCCGCCCACCGGGCGCTGCCGACCGGGCAGCGTTCCCGGGAGCGCAGCCCCGGCGCGACGCTGTTCCTGGTCCTGCTCTGGGCGAGCCTGCTCGTCGCGTTCGCGACCCTGGTGACGCTCCTCGTCAGCACGGTCGTCGAGGCGGGGGACCGCCTCGGCCCCACCTTGCTCACGGAGTACCCGTCGTCCCGGCCGGAGGAGGCCGGCGCGCGCCCCGCCGTCCTCGGCTCCCTGTGGGTGATCGGCACGACGGCGGTGCTCTCCGTCCCGCTCGGCATCGCCGCCGCCGTCCACCTGGAGGAGTTCGCCGACCGGCACAGCCGCGTGAACCGGCTGCTGGAGCTCAACATCCAGAACCTGTCGGCGATCCCGTCGATCATCTACGGGATGCTCGCGATCGGCACCCTGTCCCTCATCGGGGTGCAGAACAAGAACATCGTGATCGGCGGTGCACTCGCGCTCGCACTGCTGATCCTGCCGGTGATCATCATCTCGACCCGCGAGGCGCTGCGCGCCGTCCCGCGCGAGCAGCGCCAGGCGTCGCTCGCGCTGGGCGCGACCGAGCTGCAGACCACCTGGCGCGTGACGCTGCCGGCCGCGGTCCCCGGCATCTCCACCGGGACGATCCTGGCGCTCTCGCGGGCCCTGGGTGAGGCCGCGCCGTTGCTGCTGCTCGGCGCCCTGGTGTTCATCTCCTTCGACCCGAACGGGCTGCTGAGCGGCTTCACCACCATGCCCATCCAGATCTTCGGGTGGACCAACAGCCCCCAGGCGGGGTTCCGCGAGCTGGCGGCGGCCGCGTCCGTCCTGCTCGTCGTGATCCTGCTCGCCA is a window encoding:
- the pstA gene encoding phosphate ABC transporter permease PstA; this translates as MTATTAPSAHRALPTGQRSRERSPGATLFLVLLWASLLVAFATLVTLLVSTVVEAGDRLGPTLLTEYPSSRPEEAGARPAVLGSLWVIGTTAVLSVPLGIAAAVHLEEFADRHSRVNRLLELNIQNLSAIPSIIYGMLAIGTLSLIGVQNKNIVIGGALALALLILPVIIISTREALRAVPREQRQASLALGATELQTTWRVTLPAAVPGISTGTILALSRALGEAAPLLLLGALVFISFDPNGLLSGFTTMPIQIFGWTNSPQAGFRELAAAASVLLVVILLAMNALAIIIRNRSQRRW
- the pstC gene encoding phosphate ABC transporter permease subunit PstC — translated: MTATQDLRSGPAAQGRSGLRADRALSQVRPRRGETAVRLLLRAAAALSVLITAGIVVSLLVPAIGFFQQVPVVEFLTGTRWAPQFADPSFGVLPLVTATAWTTAIALTVAVPCGLGAAAYLAEYARPRVRQVLKPVLELLAGVPTVVFGFFALSFVGPALRDRLGIDVGTFSILAAGLVMGVMIIPTVASLSEDAMSAVPNALREASAALGSNRMQTTLRVVFPAALSGIVAAVVLGISRAIGETMIVAIAAGARPQMVTDPTMEGATMTGFIARMALGDSRVGSLEYDTLFAVGLLLFLLTFVVNLISIRRVHRFRQEY